From Butyricimonas paravirosa, one genomic window encodes:
- a CDS encoding ORF6N domain-containing protein, with protein MDLQIIQDKIYEIRGQKVMLDFDLAELYGTETKYLKRSVKNNLKRFPSDFMFELTKEEFDSLRCRNCTSNQRGGNRYMPFAFTELGVAMLSSVLNSEIAIEVNMGIMRAFVAVRQLIANSPTDKIGEIKNELKELKEYIKEMFTDQNDINEDTRMQLELINQTLAELQAKNRGTNERKRIGYQLPGCNNK; from the coding sequence ATGGACCTGCAAATCATTCAAGACAAAATTTATGAAATCCGAGGACAAAAGGTCATGCTTGACTTCGATCTGGCTGAATTATATGGAACAGAAACAAAATATTTGAAACGTTCCGTGAAGAATAATTTAAAACGATTCCCATCGGATTTCATGTTCGAGTTGACAAAAGAAGAGTTCGATAGTTTGAGGTGCAGAAATTGCACCTCAAACCAAAGAGGTGGTAATAGATATATGCCTTTTGCTTTCACGGAATTAGGTGTCGCCATGCTAAGTAGTGTCCTTAATTCAGAAATCGCTATCGAGGTAAACATGGGCATCATGCGAGCTTTTGTCGCCGTTCGACAATTAATAGCCAACTCTCCAACAGATAAAATAGGGGAAATTAAAAACGAGTTGAAAGAACTGAAAGAGTATATCAAGGAAATGTTTACCGACCAAAACGATATAAACGAGGACACCCGAATGCAACTCGAACTGATCAACCAAACGCTTGCCGAATTACAAGCAAAAAATCGAGGGACTAACGAACGAAAACGAATCGGCTATCAATTACCGGGATGTAACAATAAATAA
- a CDS encoding SusC/RagA family TonB-linked outer membrane protein — translation MNKFMKHQKLQFKPGSFRLNGLFRIVFFMCCLLSAGLTQAQEKKITAEFKDTPLSNVLKQLEKLSTYKILFTYDDVQSYKVTVSLKDATITEALQKVLDGKPFVFSDVANGKYISVVYQPKKKSDTTKEIKGKVVDSKGETVIGATVRVVNATIGTATDIDGNFTLRVPEDVTTLEVGFVGMKTQLVSIKDKTEVRVVMEEDNTVLEDVVVTGIFKKAKESYTGAVSSISSEQLKMYKGQNVLQTLKNIDASLNFMVNNAMGSNPNNVPQINIRGNSSLPMSVQEYNESIKNDVNSPLIIMDGFEITLEKLMDYNDDEIESINILKDAAATAIYGSRGSNGVIVVVTRQPEAGKLRVNAEIGMDIEAPDLSSYDLLNAAEKLQLEKMAGLYDTDFPGNDVKYSERYNKRLKAVLSGVDTDWLSKPLHTGVGTHYNLRLEGGSEQFRWSGALAYKNVVGAMKGSSRRNFNGSIVLMYMMDKLTFKNYTSYGMNRGRESRYGEFSTYAQQQPYDAPYDENGNLVRYFDGFQYNNLDKQNPLYDASLNSFDKSGYQSLTNNFSIEWDIIEGLKLRGQLGISSTDNSSDYFLPAEHSYFTTGDQKAEYATDEGFFRRGLYRYGTGREYSYSGNVTVTYNKTFAEKHLLSVGVDWSLAETQSRSYSFELEGFSSEDMSFLGNARQYMKDGIPSGTKTSTRRFGLTGNVNYIYDGRYYVDLAYRVDGSSTFGSDKKYAPFWSTGIGWNLHNEQFLQGHPVLTTLRLKASYGETGSQQGSSTGASTTYKYSTDNKYMNWNGTILQGWGNPKLTWQKTDEFNVGMEFGLWTGRVKGEINVYTKKTANLLSNMDLPLSMGFSSYIANVGEVENKGWEASFSGYAIRDSERRMNLMFSGQLVYNKNKITKLSDAIKAQNELYLQEDVDVSNLFYEGRPQNAIYAVRSLGIDPSTGNEIFLDKNGKITDTWKPSDKVYLGSKDQKYRGNGSIMFMWKGLTVNVACSYYWGGKVYNETLLNKVEVTKNTLSTQNVDARVLKSRWFQAGDVTFFKQLSNTQTRATSRFVMDDNVFEISSIGVQYRWDTPWIQKYTRATSITFGVNMSDILHLSSIKMERGTSYPYARNIQGYIKFLF, via the coding sequence ATGAACAAATTTATGAAACACCAGAAACTCCAATTCAAGCCGGGCAGTTTTCGACTGAACGGGTTATTCCGGATTGTGTTCTTCATGTGTTGCTTGTTGTCGGCAGGGCTGACACAGGCACAAGAGAAGAAAATCACGGCGGAATTCAAGGATACACCTTTATCCAACGTGTTAAAACAACTGGAAAAACTTTCTACCTACAAGATCCTCTTTACATACGACGACGTGCAGTCCTATAAAGTGACCGTTTCGTTGAAGGATGCGACTATCACCGAGGCTTTGCAAAAAGTACTTGATGGTAAACCTTTTGTTTTCTCGGATGTGGCGAATGGGAAATATATATCGGTCGTCTACCAACCCAAGAAAAAGTCTGATACCACGAAAGAGATCAAGGGAAAAGTCGTGGATAGTAAAGGAGAAACAGTTATCGGGGCAACGGTCCGGGTGGTGAATGCTACAATCGGGACAGCCACTGATATTGACGGGAATTTTACCTTGCGTGTTCCGGAAGACGTGACGACACTTGAAGTCGGGTTTGTCGGGATGAAGACACAACTGGTTTCCATCAAAGACAAAACCGAAGTCCGTGTTGTGATGGAAGAAGATAATACCGTGTTGGAAGACGTGGTGGTTACCGGTATTTTTAAAAAGGCGAAGGAAAGTTACACGGGTGCGGTTTCCAGCATCTCTTCCGAACAATTGAAAATGTACAAGGGGCAGAATGTCTTGCAAACCTTGAAAAATATTGATGCCTCCTTAAACTTCATGGTAAATAATGCCATGGGTAGCAATCCGAATAACGTACCTCAAATCAATATCCGGGGTAATTCCTCTTTACCCATGAGTGTGCAGGAGTATAATGAAAGTATCAAAAATGACGTGAACTCTCCTTTGATCATCATGGATGGTTTCGAAATCACGTTGGAAAAGTTAATGGACTACAATGACGATGAGATCGAGTCCATCAATATATTGAAAGATGCGGCAGCCACGGCCATTTACGGTTCTCGTGGGTCCAATGGTGTAATTGTGGTTGTCACGAGACAACCGGAGGCAGGCAAATTGAGAGTGAATGCCGAAATAGGAATGGATATCGAGGCTCCGGATTTGAGTTCCTATGACTTGCTGAATGCGGCAGAGAAACTACAATTGGAAAAGATGGCCGGACTATATGATACTGATTTTCCGGGGAATGATGTAAAGTATTCCGAAAGATATAATAAACGCCTGAAAGCTGTACTTTCCGGGGTGGATACGGATTGGTTGAGTAAGCCTTTGCACACGGGAGTCGGTACCCATTATAATTTACGTTTGGAAGGAGGAAGTGAACAATTTCGTTGGAGTGGTGCTTTGGCTTACAAAAACGTGGTTGGAGCCATGAAAGGTTCTTCCCGGCGTAATTTTAACGGTTCCATCGTTTTGATGTACATGATGGATAAATTGACATTCAAGAATTACACCTCTTACGGGATGAACCGGGGACGTGAAAGCCGGTATGGGGAATTTAGCACGTATGCGCAGCAACAGCCGTATGATGCCCCGTATGACGAGAATGGTAATCTCGTGCGTTATTTCGACGGTTTTCAGTATAACAACCTTGATAAGCAAAATCCGTTATATGACGCCTCGTTAAACTCTTTCGATAAATCGGGTTATCAATCGTTAACCAATAACTTTTCCATCGAATGGGACATAATCGAAGGTTTGAAATTAAGAGGACAACTGGGAATTTCCAGCACGGATAACAGCAGTGACTATTTCTTGCCGGCAGAACATTCCTATTTCACTACCGGGGATCAGAAAGCGGAATATGCCACGGATGAAGGATTCTTCCGTCGCGGATTGTATCGTTATGGAACCGGGAGAGAATATAGTTACAGCGGGAATGTCACGGTGACCTATAATAAAACTTTTGCCGAGAAACATCTTTTGTCCGTGGGTGTTGACTGGTCATTGGCCGAAACACAATCCCGTTCATACAGTTTCGAACTGGAAGGATTTTCGAGCGAGGATATGAGTTTTTTAGGAAACGCCCGTCAGTATATGAAGGATGGGATTCCTAGCGGAACAAAAACAAGTACCCGTCGCTTTGGTTTAACCGGGAACGTGAACTACATCTATGACGGGCGTTACTACGTGGACTTGGCCTATCGTGTCGATGGTAGCTCCACGTTCGGGAGTGACAAGAAATACGCACCTTTCTGGAGTACCGGTATCGGTTGGAACTTGCATAACGAGCAATTCCTGCAAGGCCATCCCGTGCTTACGACCTTACGATTGAAAGCCTCTTACGGGGAGACCGGTTCACAACAGGGTTCCTCTACCGGGGCATCGACAACCTACAAGTATTCCACGGACAACAAATACATGAACTGGAACGGGACGATCCTGCAAGGATGGGGAAACCCCAAGCTGACTTGGCAAAAGACAGATGAATTTAATGTCGGGATGGAGTTCGGTTTGTGGACAGGACGTGTAAAAGGAGAAATCAACGTGTACACGAAAAAGACGGCAAACCTCCTTTCTAACATGGATCTACCTCTATCAATGGGATTTTCTTCCTATATCGCGAACGTCGGGGAAGTTGAAAATAAAGGTTGGGAAGCCTCTTTTAGCGGCTATGCCATTCGGGACTCGGAACGTAGGATGAACTTGATGTTTAGCGGACAATTGGTTTACAACAAGAATAAAATCACCAAACTTTCCGATGCGATCAAGGCCCAGAATGAATTGTACTTGCAGGAGGATGTAGACGTGAGCAACCTGTTCTACGAGGGACGTCCGCAGAATGCCATTTATGCCGTACGTTCTTTAGGTATTGATCCGAGTACGGGGAATGAGATTTTTCTGGATAAAAACGGGAAAATCACCGATACTTGGAAACCATCCGATAAAGTATATTTAGGATCAAAAGATCAAAAATACAGGGGAAATGGCAGCATTATGTTCATGTGGAAAGGCCTGACGGTCAACGTGGCCTGTTCCTATTACTGGGGAGGTAAGGTGTACAACGAAACCTTGTTGAACAAGGTAGAGGTAACAAAGAATACCTTATCCACCCAAAACGTGGATGCCCGTGTGTTGAAATCCCGTTGGTTCCAGGCGGGTGATGTGACGTTTTTCAAGCAATTGAGTAACACCCAGACCCGTGCAACCTCTCGTTTCGTGATGGATGACAATGTATTTGAGATCTCGTCTATCGGTGTGCAATATCGATGGGATACCCCTTGGATTCAGAAATATACTCGTGCCACGTCGATTACTTTCGGTGTGAATATGTCCGACATCCTGCATTTATCATCCATTAAAATGGAACGGGGAACCAGCTACCCGTATGCTCGTAACATACAGGGATATATCAAGTTTTTATTCTAA
- a CDS encoding thioredoxin family protein — protein sequence MKKIILFLSVSLFALSLVAQTNFRDITYKEALAAAKAEKKLVFIDFYTSWCGPCKMMMKNIFPLKEVGNYLNSKFVCIKIDAEKGEGPELAKRYQVKAYPTFVAINPAEEILMTKVGGSGSGSGFIGSIDRLIDPDKTPERMKQRYESGERTADLISAYAGLKMEEVYKNRQPDMTKKDEAFKMVQDYFDGLKDKERLAEENLFIYTSYTESPADAIARYMIANRDKFAPAIKNDISDRIKELYKMDVLNYLTARVPFNQQQYDIVKKGVMDLGLNKDEYYTTAFRFIESYGAGDMDAFMTLCEKEYDQLNDDYKSSLMYSFADVFASANETVKKRAAKFIRHSFLDMDATMIMFVAQQLMQLEGKGH from the coding sequence ATGAAAAAAATAATTCTATTCTTGTCCGTTTCCTTGTTTGCCCTTTCATTAGTGGCTCAGACGAATTTTCGTGATATTACTTACAAGGAGGCTCTTGCGGCTGCTAAAGCTGAAAAAAAACTCGTGTTTATTGATTTTTATACTTCATGGTGTGGACCTTGTAAGATGATGATGAAAAATATTTTCCCATTGAAAGAAGTCGGTAATTATTTGAATTCTAAATTTGTGTGTATAAAAATTGATGCGGAAAAGGGTGAAGGTCCTGAATTGGCAAAACGTTATCAAGTAAAAGCATACCCTACGTTTGTTGCTATTAATCCTGCCGAGGAAATCTTGATGACTAAAGTCGGAGGTTCGGGGAGTGGGAGTGGTTTTATCGGTAGTATTGACCGCCTGATAGATCCCGACAAGACACCCGAACGTATGAAACAACGTTATGAAAGTGGAGAACGTACGGCCGACCTGATTTCTGCTTATGCGGGTCTGAAAATGGAGGAAGTTTACAAAAACCGTCAACCGGATATGACCAAGAAGGATGAGGCTTTCAAGATGGTGCAGGATTATTTTGACGGTTTGAAGGACAAGGAAAGGTTGGCAGAAGAAAATTTGTTCATCTACACGTCTTACACGGAGAGTCCCGCAGATGCAATCGCACGATATATGATTGCGAACCGGGATAAATTCGCTCCCGCGATCAAGAATGATATTTCTGATCGAATAAAAGAACTGTACAAAATGGATGTTTTAAATTATCTGACGGCCCGGGTCCCTTTTAATCAACAGCAATATGACATTGTGAAAAAAGGAGTTATGGATTTGGGTTTGAATAAAGATGAGTATTACACGACGGCGTTCCGCTTTATCGAATCTTACGGCGCGGGGGATATGGACGCTTTCATGACGTTATGCGAGAAAGAGTATGACCAGTTGAATGATGATTACAAGTCTTCCCTCATGTATAGTTTTGCCGACGTGTTTGCTAGTGCGAACGAGACGGTGAAAAAACGTGCGGCAAAATTTATACGTCATTCATTCCTGGATATGGATGCGACCATGATTATGTTTGTGGCACAGCAGCTTATGCAATTAGAGGGTAAAGGTCATTAA
- a CDS encoding RagB/SusD family nutrient uptake outer membrane protein, with product MKRLYIITVLVALLSVSCNDWLDVRPDTEQKDKDLFTTYKGFQDALTGCYMSLASQDVYGERLTMSNIESLANLWYQFRNSTRYEDNDLMNHDYTGDYSKTAVKTIYAGLFNVIAQANMIIKYAEKNGDVIEDPAARAVITGEAYAIRAFCQLDVLRLFGQMPQGASRQVELPYSETTSIDEMPAYYSFDDYVVKLESDLSKAESLLKDNDPLFQYTFSELNSANGNELSDSYMYYRQSRMNYWAVKAIQARMYLYLGKKDKAYTLAKEIIEAKGADGELVMAMSGETDIAKGYKACPSECLLYLSKYDVKTYSSVFLIGNKADQQAGAGHLVISSSMLSDLYAGQNTGSHNRYLNCWNRNVKDASANLYGALTKYYFADDAENQMLYYQIIPLLRMSEVYLIAMETSSDLDEINEWYHDYMLAHSVVLNEAGFSSLSEVSGEMVNEYRREFYGEGQMFYTYKRTGATTMLWGNGNADENVYIVPLPETEYNPNSQIK from the coding sequence ATGAAAAGATTATATATCATAACGGTACTCGTGGCTTTGTTGTCCGTTTCTTGTAATGATTGGCTGGATGTTCGGCCGGACACGGAACAGAAAGACAAAGATTTGTTTACCACGTATAAAGGATTCCAGGATGCCCTCACGGGTTGTTACATGAGTTTGGCTAGCCAAGATGTTTATGGTGAAAGATTAACGATGTCGAATATTGAATCTTTGGCCAATCTTTGGTACCAGTTCCGTAATTCGACACGCTACGAGGACAACGACCTCATGAATCATGATTACACGGGCGACTACTCCAAGACGGCCGTGAAGACCATCTACGCGGGATTGTTCAATGTGATCGCCCAAGCGAACATGATTATTAAATATGCCGAGAAGAACGGGGATGTTATCGAGGACCCTGCGGCTCGAGCTGTTATCACGGGAGAGGCGTACGCCATTCGTGCTTTTTGTCAGTTGGATGTGCTGCGTTTGTTCGGACAAATGCCACAGGGAGCCTCCCGGCAAGTGGAATTACCTTATTCTGAAACAACCTCGATTGACGAGATGCCCGCTTATTATAGTTTTGATGATTACGTCGTGAAATTGGAAAGCGACTTGTCTAAAGCGGAATCTTTATTGAAAGACAATGATCCCTTGTTCCAATATACTTTTTCCGAGTTGAATTCTGCAAATGGGAATGAATTAAGCGATAGCTACATGTACTATCGTCAGTCCCGGATGAATTATTGGGCGGTAAAAGCGATTCAAGCCCGTATGTACCTTTACTTGGGAAAGAAAGACAAGGCGTACACGCTGGCCAAAGAAATCATAGAGGCCAAAGGTGCTGACGGGGAATTGGTAATGGCCATGAGTGGTGAAACCGATATTGCCAAAGGATACAAAGCCTGCCCGTCGGAATGTTTGCTCTACCTCAGTAAATATGACGTGAAAACATATTCGTCTGTCTTCTTGATCGGTAACAAAGCCGACCAACAGGCGGGAGCCGGGCACCTCGTGATTTCCAGCTCTATGCTGAGCGACCTCTATGCGGGACAAAACACGGGTTCGCACAACAGGTATCTGAATTGTTGGAACCGGAACGTGAAAGATGCGTCGGCAAACCTGTATGGAGCCCTTACAAAATATTATTTTGCAGATGACGCTGAGAACCAGATGTTATATTACCAGATTATCCCGTTGTTACGGATGTCCGAGGTTTACTTGATAGCGATGGAAACCTCTTCCGATTTGGACGAAATAAACGAATGGTACCATGATTATATGTTGGCTCACTCCGTTGTATTGAATGAAGCAGGTTTTTCCTCTTTGAGCGAGGTCTCCGGGGAGATGGTAAACGAGTACCGTCGGGAGTTTTACGGTGAGGGACAAATGTTCTACACGTACAAAAGAACCGGGGCGACGACAATGCTTTGGGGGAACGGGAATGCCGACGAGAACGTGTACATCGTTCCTCTCCCGGAAACCGAATATAATCCTAACTCTCAAATAAAGTAA
- a CDS encoding DUF4843 domain-containing protein — MKQLINILTGSLFLFGMSSCEKDLPVYETPDCWLNFVYYSSYDGSVLGTEEVTDEMRYASYSFVYVGEEVEVDTVWFEVSTMGFVSDEDRPLELEQIQTGGNDAKADVHYVAFTNEELKAKYMIPARKTGTKIPVVVKRDPSLSNGDVTLQFTFKDNGYFKPGYDGLTTRTLSISSKLTKPSVWEESYCDYTFGLYGPEKHRLMIEWTGEKWDDEYIKELMDGDSAYVNYLADWFAQKLEEENAKREEAGEEPYKEEDGTPVSFEPKSWS, encoded by the coding sequence ATGAAACAGTTAATAAATATACTGACCGGGAGTCTGTTCCTTTTCGGGATGAGTTCTTGTGAGAAAGATTTGCCGGTGTACGAAACCCCGGACTGTTGGTTGAATTTTGTGTACTACAGTAGTTATGATGGTTCCGTGCTGGGGACAGAAGAAGTTACCGACGAGATGCGATACGCATCGTATTCGTTCGTGTATGTCGGGGAAGAGGTTGAAGTTGACACGGTTTGGTTTGAAGTATCAACCATGGGTTTCGTGTCGGATGAGGACCGACCGTTAGAACTGGAGCAAATTCAGACTGGGGGGAATGATGCGAAGGCTGACGTGCATTATGTCGCTTTTACCAACGAAGAACTGAAGGCGAAATACATGATCCCTGCCCGTAAAACGGGAACTAAAATTCCGGTTGTTGTCAAAAGAGACCCTTCTTTGAGCAATGGGGATGTTACCCTGCAATTCACTTTCAAGGATAACGGTTATTTCAAACCGGGATATGACGGGTTAACGACCCGCACGTTATCTATTTCTTCGAAATTAACCAAACCATCCGTATGGGAGGAATCCTATTGTGACTATACGTTTGGTCTTTACGGGCCGGAAAAACATCGCTTGATGATCGAGTGGACTGGGGAAAAGTGGGATGATGAATATATCAAAGAATTGATGGATGGAGATTCTGCCTATGTTAACTACCTGGCTGATTGGTTCGCCCAGAAGTTGGAAGAAGAGAACGCGAAACGGGAAGAGGCCGGAGAGGAACCCTACAAGGAAGAAGATGGAACACCAGTTAGTTTTGAGCCTAAAAGTTGGAGTTAA
- a CDS encoding PKD-like family lipoprotein: MKKYIILSMLFTLFGLVSCYDDDSSLGTKDVGDITIGPLEDASIISYSGNKLIREPEIETTYPDDQLTYAWYIYKEDQDKGFRTNKIDSVKNLSYEVNLPAGSYTIIFEATATTNGYAATAEMKLAVSTTFSQGFYILKETEDGNTELDVYTQNGLVSDLFATTQGEVLPGSPRNLSVGYSQAFIDTEENKMVNANTVCITTEQNKLVCLRTVDMLKAFDNSNLLFEEMDADEEPYCMVRSLASIFYFSNKGIRFSSASSENSGKMGFPLDNGGSKHVQIVDGGFGGHVYWNNTKHRVMTVDYNCVAASEIEYNTEINQDNLECLSSGLNYVGGAETIYFLCQDKVSGTRYLYLLSGGAILEIRPLNSALHLAQGDIIAGNGLTGTFIYSVHNNKLYAYNFDAETEIEIPVTGLPTGETISYVFNLYWNMGPFGDTSLNFDHIVIGTQKENTYTVYLYNIRGGQPYGTPIDQFSGEGKLKSVRYVCQLVVDITAMMGPLYGYGPCFPY; this comes from the coding sequence ATGAAAAAATATATCATATTATCCATGTTGTTCACGTTGTTCGGGTTGGTATCCTGTTATGATGATGATAGTAGTTTAGGTACTAAGGACGTCGGGGACATCACGATCGGACCTTTGGAAGATGCGTCGATTATTTCTTATAGCGGGAATAAATTAATTCGTGAACCGGAAATAGAAACGACTTATCCGGATGATCAATTGACCTATGCTTGGTACATTTATAAGGAAGATCAAGATAAAGGATTCCGGACGAATAAAATAGATTCGGTCAAGAATCTATCGTACGAGGTAAATTTGCCGGCAGGAAGTTACACGATTATCTTTGAAGCCACGGCAACTACGAATGGCTATGCCGCGACAGCAGAAATGAAACTTGCTGTTTCCACCACTTTTTCGCAGGGATTCTACATCTTAAAAGAAACGGAAGATGGGAACACGGAACTGGATGTATACACGCAGAACGGGCTAGTTTCCGATCTTTTTGCCACGACACAGGGCGAAGTGTTACCCGGCTCTCCTCGTAACCTCTCCGTGGGTTACAGTCAAGCCTTTATTGACACAGAGGAAAACAAAATGGTGAACGCCAATACGGTTTGTATAACCACGGAGCAGAATAAGCTTGTTTGTCTCCGTACCGTGGATATGTTGAAAGCGTTTGATAATTCGAATTTACTTTTCGAGGAAATGGATGCGGACGAGGAACCCTATTGTATGGTTCGTAGTCTTGCCAGTATATTCTATTTTTCGAATAAAGGAATCCGCTTTTCTTCGGCTAGTAGTGAAAATAGTGGAAAAATGGGATTCCCACTAGATAACGGGGGAAGTAAACACGTTCAGATTGTAGACGGGGGATTTGGAGGACACGTGTATTGGAATAACACGAAACATCGTGTTATGACCGTGGACTACAATTGTGTTGCGGCCTCCGAAATCGAGTACAACACGGAGATTAATCAAGATAACCTAGAATGTTTATCGAGTGGCCTAAACTACGTGGGAGGAGCCGAAACCATCTATTTTCTGTGTCAGGATAAAGTTTCCGGCACCCGTTATCTGTACCTGCTTTCCGGTGGTGCGATTCTGGAGATCCGGCCGTTGAACTCGGCTTTGCATTTGGCGCAAGGAGATATTATTGCCGGGAACGGGTTAACCGGAACATTTATTTATAGTGTACATAACAATAAGCTGTATGCTTATAATTTTGATGCAGAAACAGAGATCGAAATTCCCGTCACGGGTCTTCCGACAGGAGAGACAATTTCTTATGTTTTTAATTTGTATTGGAATATGGGACCCTTCGGGGACACTTCCTTGAATTTTGATCATATCGTGATCGGGACTCAGAAAGAAAACACCTATACCGTGTACTTGTACAATATCCGCGGGGGACAACCTTACGGTACTCCTATCGATCAGTTTTCCGGGGAAGGGAAATTGAAAAGTGTCCGTTATGTTTGCCAGTTAGTCGTGGATATAACCGCCATGATGGGGCCGTTGTATGGATATGGCCCGTGTTTCCCTTATTGA
- a CDS encoding RNA polymerase sigma factor: protein MLKSLRYGKEFEELYTGNYSRLYYYAYQFLNDAEVSRDVVNDAFEYVWKNYENFRKMNVVAILFQSVRNKSIDTFRHNKVEENYVALYSRMLSEEDAGLDEENEKIERIYKVLDNLTPQTRHIMEECYFNRKKYAEVAEMLNISPSAVKKHVMKALRLLREEFHINNGSEGVPENEV from the coding sequence ATGCTGAAAAGCTTGAGGTATGGAAAAGAGTTCGAAGAACTGTACACGGGGAACTATTCCCGTTTGTACTACTATGCTTATCAGTTTTTGAATGATGCGGAGGTCAGTCGGGATGTGGTGAATGATGCGTTCGAGTACGTGTGGAAAAACTACGAAAACTTTCGGAAGATGAACGTGGTGGCGATTCTTTTTCAAAGTGTACGGAATAAAAGCATAGACACCTTCCGGCATAATAAAGTGGAAGAGAATTACGTGGCATTGTATTCCCGGATGCTTTCGGAAGAGGATGCGGGGCTGGATGAGGAAAACGAGAAGATTGAACGGATATATAAAGTATTAGATAATTTAACCCCGCAGACAAGGCATATCATGGAAGAATGTTATTTTAACCGGAAAAAATATGCAGAGGTTGCGGAGATGCTAAACATCAGCCCTAGTGCGGTAAAAAAGCACGTTATGAAAGCCTTGCGTTTATTGCGGGAAGAATTTCATATAAATAATGGCTCGGAGGGGGTGCCCGAAAATGAGGTCTAA
- a CDS encoding FecR family protein, with amino-acid sequence MKNKKDLLDALDDPGSLSQEELDAILDDPKELEDARLLGDYRQAFARRHASLKPDVNKEWNNFRQSRISGKNKGKQLWIGISIGVAASVLLFFSWRMFDRTSLVPVNQPIVAFTASTQSQEVLLSTGDGRMVSLSAPQADSLLRETGITRGDEELDYQQTIRETEIHTLTTPRCGAYQLRLADGTQVWLNAESRLKYPSRFTGEQRVVELEGEGYFKVTPDSKRPFIVKSGNITTEVLGTEFNVRTYVSDDSHVTLLKGSVKVKNVSSSSEVVIRPGEDAHLQGDGTFDVREVDTDNYYLWTEGYFYFDNETVVEIMRELGRWYNIRVEFENPQAMNYRLHFLAERDQKIEEVLQLLNMLGKVQATYENNKISVK; translated from the coding sequence ATGAAAAATAAAAAGGATTTGCTGGATGCTTTGGATGATCCCGGCTCGTTGAGTCAGGAGGAGCTTGATGCAATTCTGGATGATCCGAAAGAACTGGAAGATGCTCGCTTGCTAGGGGATTACAGGCAAGCGTTTGCACGTCGTCATGCGTCCTTGAAACCTGATGTGAATAAAGAATGGAATAACTTCCGGCAAAGTAGAATTTCCGGTAAAAATAAAGGAAAACAATTGTGGATCGGCATCTCGATAGGTGTGGCGGCCTCTGTGCTTTTATTTTTCAGTTGGCGGATGTTCGATCGGACCTCCCTGGTTCCGGTTAACCAACCTATCGTGGCTTTTACCGCCAGTACTCAATCTCAAGAAGTTCTTTTGTCCACGGGTGACGGGCGTATGGTGTCTTTATCCGCACCTCAAGCAGATAGTTTGTTACGAGAAACAGGTATTACCCGGGGAGACGAGGAGTTAGATTACCAGCAAACGATCCGGGAAACAGAGATACATACATTGACAACTCCCAGGTGTGGGGCTTATCAACTTCGTTTGGCAGATGGAACTCAAGTATGGTTAAATGCCGAGAGTCGTTTGAAATATCCCAGTCGCTTCACCGGAGAGCAGCGAGTGGTTGAGTTAGAGGGGGAAGGTTATTTCAAAGTAACGCCCGATTCAAAAAGACCTTTTATTGTAAAATCCGGTAATATCACGACGGAAGTTCTGGGAACCGAATTTAATGTCAGAACCTACGTGTCCGATGATTCACACGTGACCTTGTTAAAAGGGAGCGTGAAAGTGAAAAATGTTAGTTCGTCCTCGGAAGTGGTAATACGTCCCGGGGAGGACGCTCATTTACAAGGAGACGGGACTTTTGACGTGCGAGAAGTCGACACGGACAACTACTATTTATGGACGGAAGGGTATTTTTATTTTGATAATGAAACCGTGGTCGAGATCATGCGTGAATTAGGGCGGTGGTATAATATACGGGTAGAATTCGAGAACCCGCAAGCGATGAATTACCGCTTGCATTTCCTTGCCGAACGCGATCAGAAAATAGAAGAAGTACTACAATTATTGAACATGCTTGGTAAAGTACAAGCGACTTACGAAAACAATAAAATTTCGGTAAAATAA